In Ursus arctos isolate Adak ecotype North America unplaced genomic scaffold, UrsArc2.0 scaffold_2, whole genome shotgun sequence, the genomic stretch TGTTCCGTggtacggggcacctgggtggctcagtcagttgagcatccgacccCTGGTTTCGTCCTGGGTCGTGAACTCAAgattgtgggactgagccccgggTTGGCTCCGTGCTCAacagggaggctgcttgagattctctctccctctccatgcccctcccccctcaaatatatgaatcttcaaagagaaaaaaaaaagttccgtGGTAAATAAGGCTGTCCAACTTTTAGTCCTATTTCCAATTTCCTCATAACAGAAGACTCACTGTAAGATATATTCTCTCATCCGAAATGAGCATGGACttaacaacaaccacaaaaatctTAAGGGTGCGTGACTACAAACTAGTTTTACTTAAACCTTGACATTTTTACTTAATTCTAGGAAAGAGGTTTTGGAAATGTCTGTTTATACCCTCTAAATGTCTGTTACACATTTATGACTAGAGAACAGACTACTTTGATAACATGGAAGCAAAAGAATAAGAGTGTTTTCATCTCACAATTTCTAACTGTTGACTGTAGTCTTCACTCTCTATGACCTTGATCAGTGGCTTGAGCTTTTCTTTCAGCTTCTTCCCTTCATTCACTGGAAGAAGGAACCGGAGTCTCATGTGAGCACGTTCAATCTGCATCTTCTCCTTTAACTGCTTGATCACCTCCAAAGCCTGGCGAGACAAAATTGAAAACGATGGccattccttctcttcttctgtgGCTTTACTTTGTAAGGGATACAAAACAAAGCAGTTTCCATCTGGCTGAATGACGGTTCTTAGATAGGACACAGAGAACATAAGCAACTATACGGAAAAAATAGGTACATTGGACTTAAAGATGACAAACTTGTGTGTTTCCAAAAAAACTAtccagaaagtgaaaagacaagccattgaatagaaaatattagcaaatcacaCATTTGACGAGGTACCAGTATGTGGAATATACACAGAACTCTTACAGCTTGATaatgaagacacaaataattaaaaaatggtcaaaggatgTAGACAGTGTTTTCTCCAAAGACGACCAagggtcaataagcacatgaaaatatgctgaaatcatagttattagagaaatgcaaatcaaaagcagaaTGATACACAGGTGAATTAATTACAAATATGATCAAAGATGTGGCGAAACTGGAACCCTTGAACACTgactgggaatgtaaaatgcttcAGCTgttttggaaaatggtttggcagttcctcaaaaggttaaatatagttaccatatgacccagcgaTTCCATTTCTGAgtacagagaaatggaaacatgtacacacaaaaacttataatgaacttcatagcagccttattcataagagctaaaaagcagaaacaatgcAAATATCCATCAATACGGTATTTCCATACAATGGGTTATTAATGAGtcctaaaaaggaatgaggtactgaCATGTACTCTAATAGGTATGAACCTTCAAAGGGCCACATattgtacgattccatttatatgaaatgtccggAATAGCAAagtccatagaaacagaaaacaaatttgcCAAACACTAGTGAGAGGGAGGAAACAAGGAGTAACTGCTAATGGCGAcagggtttcttctgggggtgacagaaatgttctcAAATTAGGTAATAGGGAAGGATGCAAAATCTTGTGAAtataccactgaattgtacctttaaaaaagatgacttgtatggcatgtgaattatacgtaaataaaaaaaatgtaaaatacagagCTGAAATGACTCTTTAAAAATCcaagtttggggcacctgagtggctcagtcagttaggtatctgactctgggttttggctcaggtcatgatctcagggttgtgggatcgagccctgaatcacgcttcatgctcagtgtggagcctactcgaggctctctccctccccttttgcccctcccccagcttgtgcacactGTCTCTTTcatgtaaataaacaaacattaaaaaaaaaaatccaagttttaTCTTTAAAGGTTTGATTTGGAAAGGAAGATGAGAGCTGTAGTACATTtgtgcttcattaaaaaaaaaaattccattactCCTCCCTACAACCCTCAtcatttccttccccctccccaaaaccTCTACCCAACTACTTCTAAGTAGCATCGTTTTATTTTAACAgactattttaatgttttcttcagaGAAAACTGATTTTCATTTGGATACTTTTTGACATTAAAAACCACTCACCTGCTGTTTTGTACTCTTATTGGTTTTGACTGAATAGTGGATGTCCTTCATGGCTCTCTCAATAAGGATAACAGTGTATGGTCTCTTTGTTTCAGGGTTCACGCACTTGTCAGCTACAATCGTTGCGATGTCCCTGAACATCTGCTCCAGCTGTGTATGCCGTTCTTTATCCGATACCTGAACCTCTCCTTTAGtcagaatctaaaaaaaccccaacagattttaaaaaagcaatgccttTATTGCACAGTATTTGTTACCTAACCACAAGAATTAGTAACTTGGGGAGAAAATTAAATTCCATCCTTCTCTGCTATTGATACACAAGTAATGATTTGAGCTTCACCTAAAGGAAACACTGGATTATCTTGTGCTGGAAAATCTTCCTTATTtaggtggggaaaggggaaaaggcaaTCTTGCAAAGGTTATAAATGGCGAAATCTTTGAAAAGCAATTCCATTTTCAGGTATATTACACTAAAAACACATACATggacaaaataaagaaacttagTAGAAGATTTAAGTTCTGGAGGCTTTTTGGAAATTTGGAGGCTTTGCAAAATTGTTCACGTCCTggattattaaaaacaatgttgcacaacaacaaaaccaaataatctgattaaaatgagCAGAGAACGTCAACAGACACgtccagacggccaacagacgcctgaaaagatgctcaacatcattcgtcatcaaaggaaagaaaatcaaaaccacaatgagttatcacctcacacttgtcagaatgactagaattaaaaaacaaaaaccaagaaatagtgttggcgaagatgtggagaaaaaggaacccttatgcaccgttagtgggaatgcaaactggtgcagccactgtggaaaacaggatggagggtcctcaaaaaattaaaagtagaaataccatatgatccagaaatcgcACTACTGAGTAcccccagaaaacagaaacactaatttgaaaaggtacACGCACCCTTATGTTTGCTGCAATATTTACAACAGCCATCATACTGAAGCAACCTCGGTGTCcacgatagatgaatggataaagaagatatggtacatatagaaatacaatggactattactcagctgtaaaaaggaatgggtcttgccatttgcaatgacatggatggacctaaagggtataatgctaagtgaaataagtcagggaaaggctaataccatatgatttcactcatatgtataattaagacacaaaacaaatgaacaaacaagaagagacaaaaaaaacccagactcttaactatgagaacaaactggtggttgctagaggggaggtgggtagggaatgggtgaaatagataaaggggattaagaggtttGAACTTccgttataaaataagtaagtcacagagatgaaaagaacaGCATATGGAATATAGTCAAGAAGACTAATAACACTCTTTACTGACAGGTGGTGATGACGCttacctgaaactgatgtaacactGTGCggtaattatacttcaattaaaaagagtgatgttatggggcacctggacaGCTCAGTCCactaagtatctgactcttgatttcgactcaggtcatgatctcagggttgtgagatcgagccccacattgggtgtggagcctgcttaagattttctctttccctctcccccaactctttccaaaaagaaaaaaaaaaaagtgatgttatTCAGGTTGAACTATTGTAGGATAACTACTCcccaaaaataatgttttaaagtttaacaCACCTATAAGTACTTCTACTACAAAGAACACTAACGTCAATTATGCTGTAGATGTTAGAACTCACCTGCTTACAGATTTCCGTCTGGTCGTCTGTTCCAAATGCACTGATCAGATCCTCCTTCTTTGCAACTTGACCTTTAGAAACATTTACAAACACTGAGTGGGTCTGCAGAACTTCATCAAGGTCTTTTTCCCTTTTGACAGCAGGAGAGAAAACCCTAAGTGAACAGACTTGAAACTTGGaaattcattcacatttaaatACAAGATGGCAACGATATAAACaccaagaaacaacaaatactCCCAACTGACCCTCAGTGCGAGGGAACATTTTCAAAACTCAGAACGGATTTGTATTCCTACTTATTCACTGGAGACAAACGTCACGGGAGTATGCATGAAACCCTGAACCGGGGCGGAGGGCGGGCTGCTGCCAGGGAATCCCGATCCCTAGATGGCAGCAGCGAAGACACTACGCACCTCGGTGAAACTACTGGGCAAAGATCTGTGACATCAGGATGTTCTATTGCTACGGGAACTATCTGGAAGACTAGGTCCCAACCCTTTAATGTTATTTTGGCGAAAGGACcatatcttgggggggggggtgtttcttGGCTGTAGCTTTAACGACACCAACCgattaaaacaaaacccaaactaacAACCTAAACCACACtaaccaaataaaaaaaggaacCCCTGATTTAGGCGCTAAGCTCGGGAAGGACAGTGATTCTCAGGCTCACAGCCGGaataaattttccatttctttcactgCCAACACCCCAGTTCATTCGAAGCCCAGGGGTAGGCCGCCTCGGAGGCAAGTGTCCGGCCAGAGCCCGGAGGGAGAGGATGACTCACACGCCGCTCCGCCAGCCGACGACTTTGTTTTTGTAGCAGGCGATTTCGAAGCGCTTCCCGGCGCGCTTCATCCGTACCACGGCCACATTGGTTAGGCGGATCTGGTTGGTGGGGGTGAAGATCGACATGGTGGCTGCTCACAGACGCTGCGTCCGGGGAACCAAGGCTAACACGCGCCACCGGCCTGACGATCACCTGCGCCTCGCTGTAACGCCCCGGCGGCGCGCGGCTAGACCACTAACTGCCCCGACGGCCGCGACAATACACCCAGTTAACTTATTGCGCAGGCGTCAGGTGTTGCAGACAccaggggaggaaaagagagcagCAACGCCTGCGCACTGTAGCTTTTACGACATCGTTCTGCGCCGCACAAGTGAGGCGCCCTTCCTTAATGTAATATACTTCCGCCAATGAGCTAAAGAGCTGTGATTGGCTGGTGAATTTCATGTTTTCGCGACCGGGGGGAAACGTATAGCGCGGGTCCGTCTTAGTTCCGCAGAGTTCGGGGCCACACCTACCTTAACTCTTCATTGTGGAAAAATTGTAAGAtaaaaaagttgagaaaaaagTACGATGAACTCCCACAAGCCCATCGCCCTGCTTCAATAATTAACAATATTTTGCCATTCTTGTTTCATTCTCCCTCTTTTTTGTTGGAGATTAAAGCAAATTATAAGATTTTAGCTTTAAATATGTTTGTCTATACTCCTTACAGATGCACCCAACAAGATCAACCAAGTCCTTAATATCACCTAATGGCCAGTCCATAACCAAATTTCCCAAAATAATGCCTTTTTACAGTCGGTGTGTTTCAACTGAGGACCAAACACGACCACCGATGGCATTTGGTGGACGATACCTTTTTAACGCGCcggtctcccccccccccccccccccgtttcttTCCCAGATGCCACGCCCGTCTTGGCCTTGCTCCCCATTGGGTCCGCCCCTTGCACCTCTGCACCAATCCTCGAGCGTTTGGATGCGCTCTGGCTTCCTCGCCCTTGGCCGAGGGCGGTGCTTCCCTTGGggcccaccccttcccctctgagccAATCCGAGCCGGACCAGGAGGGTTTCCTCGCGCGGAGGTGTAGGCGGGGCTTCCCTCTGGtccgccccttcccctctgagccAATCCCGACGGGCCGGCGAGTGCCATGGCTGCCCCCAGTGCTGCCGGCTGTGGGGTGTACTGGTAGTGCTTCAAGGTAGTTTGGCGGTCTCCTGGTATCCGCACCGGCCGCCAGGTCTTTCAAGTCTGCAGCCCTAGGGTCTGTCGGGCCGCAGGGCCTGGGCTCTGAGAAGAATGGGTAAGGGCCCCCCGGTGGGCAAAATTCGTGAGGcgggaggagagaggaaaccGTTTTTCTCCGACCCTCTCCGAACGGAGTGGCGTCCTCGGGCCCCGTCCTTCAGATTGTTGCACTTGTCAGCCCCGGACGCGAGCCGCTGACAGCAAGGGAGTACTGAACCTTGCTCTTGACCTGGCTTTTGCCTCGTGAGGCTAGGGATGAGTTCAGAAGGAGCTATGCTTCTAACCTCAAGTAAAACGCAGAGCAAACTGCCCACTGTCTTTTACCCACGTGTGTTGAGGGCTTTTGGTCTTTTCCAGGGTGGAGCCGCAACTGCAAAGGCCACTTTTGCCCTTTGCACAGTGGAGCGGCACCTGTAAACCCCACATTTTAGGCTTCGCCTTTTGAAATTGCCTCCAGGTTCAACATTTGAGGCCAGGTCTATTCACATCTCCCTCCAAAAAATGGGGTGTGAGGTCAGTTCAAAACCCTTTATAAGTAGCAGTGGGTCTTTAAAACTAGAAGAAAGGGAATAGTTTAgtactttttaaagcttttcttatGGAGCacacaaaataaagcaaaattcatAATTCCACATGAAGTGTTTCAACTTCTCTTGCTTCCAAATGCTACATCCCAATGAAGGtacaattttgtatattttcctgTGTTAGCCTTATCCTTACAATAATTTTATCATTACCATGTGCAGtggtgtattatttttattagagttgatttttttttatagatttcttaGCCTGGTTGTTG encodes the following:
- the SBDS gene encoding ribosome maturation protein SBDS; translation: MSIFTPTNQIRLTNVAVVRMKRAGKRFEIACYKNKVVGWRSGVEKDLDEVLQTHSVFVNVSKGQVAKKEDLISAFGTDDQTEICKQILTKGEVQVSDKERHTQLEQMFRDIATIVADKCVNPETKRPYTVILIERAMKDIHYSVKTNKSTKQQALEVIKQLKEKMQIERAHMRLRFLLPVNEGKKLKEKLKPLIKVIESEDYSQQLEIVCLIDPGCFREIDELIKKETKGKGSLEVLNLKDVEEGDEKFE